The following are from one region of the bacterium genome:
- a CDS encoding CopG family antitoxin produces the protein MVKNKLKTLPPSRSIDELIDFFDIHDMGNYWEQMPEAHFDVNIKRRKHLVALEEDIVANLTEIAKTKKVSSESLINAWLREKIRNATRMLEHDLIQRRSEERVRVRP, from the coding sequence ATGGTAAAAAATAAATTAAAAACTCTACCACCTTCAAGATCTATAGATGAACTTATTGACTTCTTTGATATTCATGACATGGGGAATTATTGGGAACAAATGCCAGAAGCCCATTTTGATGTAAATATCAAAAGGAGAAAGCATTTGGTTGCTCTTGAAGAAGATATTGTGGCTAATCTTACTGAAATAGCAAAAACAAAGAAAGTTTCATCTGAGTCGTTAATCAATGCCTGGTTGAGAGAAAAGATACGCAACGCTACCAGGATGTTGGAACATGACTTAATTCAGAGAAGGAGTGAGGAAAGAGTTAGAGTTAGACCGTAA
- a CDS encoding BrnT family toxin produces the protein MKIESIIWLRNIVDKLAVKHNVTPNEVEEVLNNKPKFRFVEKGERKGEDVYLALGQTNSGRYLSVLFIYKKTRETLILSARNMKKKERKQYGKK, from the coding sequence ATGAAGATAGAAAGTATTATTTGGCTCAGAAACATTGTTGATAAACTGGCAGTTAAACACAATGTTACTCCCAATGAAGTTGAAGAGGTGTTAAATAATAAACCAAAATTCCGTTTTGTTGAAAAAGGTGAGCGAAAAGGCGAAGATGTTTATCTGGCTTTGGGACAAACTAATAGTGGAAGATACCTATCCGTACTCTTTATCTACAAAAAGACGAGAGAAACACTCATCTTGAGTGCCAGAAATATGAAAAAGAAAGAGAGGAAACAATATGGTAAAAAATAA
- a CDS encoding GxxExxY protein has protein sequence MGKEQIVFKEEIYRIIGACFEVYKEKGNGFLEAVYQECLVIELVKQEIPFQEKPRLRLEYKGRTLKHEYEPDFLCYDKIILEIKAVKELTDEHRAQVINYLKSTGKQLGLLVNFGHYPKLEYERFVNQTLSCVSRIS, from the coding sequence ATGGGAAAAGAGCAGATAGTTTTTAAGGAAGAGATCTACAGAATTATCGGTGCATGTTTTGAGGTGTACAAGGAGAAAGGTAATGGATTCCTGGAGGCAGTGTATCAAGAATGTCTGGTAATTGAGCTCGTCAAGCAGGAAATCCCATTCCAGGAGAAACCCAGACTTCGACTTGAATACAAAGGACGGACGCTCAAGCATGAGTACGAACCGGACTTCCTGTGTTACGACAAGATTATCCTTGAGATCAAAGCAGTAAAAGAATTGACTGACGAGCACCGTGCTCAGGTGATAAACTACCTAAAATCGACTGGAAAGCAACTCGGACTGCTGGTAAACTTCGGCCACTATCCGAAACTCGAGTATGAAAGATTTGTCAATCAGACTCTTTCGTGTGTTTCGCGTATTTCGTAG